One Pirellulales bacterium genomic region harbors:
- a CDS encoding glycine C-acetyltransferase, translated as MYGALQAHLTAQLDEIRGAGLYKGERVLVSPQRAHIGVVGRPDVLNMCANNYLGLADHPDVVAAAKAALDRWGYGLASVRFICGTQELHKQLESKISEFLGTEDTILYSSCWDANGGLFETILAADDAVISDELNHASIIDGIRLCKAQRLRYKTNDMADLEAKLSEAKAARFRMIATDGVFSMDGTVANLPSICELAEHYNALVMVDDSHAVGFMGRTGRGTHEHHHVMGRVDVITGTLGKALGGASGGYTSGRKEIIELLRQRSRTYLFSNSLAPAIAGTTLKVLDLIGRSTELRDRLEANTRFFRTAMSEAGFNIVPGEHPIVPIMLGDARLAAAMAEKLLERGVYVVGFSYPVVPQGNARIRVQLSAAHSQTDLEFAIKQFVAVKQEARL; from the coding sequence ATGTATGGAGCGTTGCAAGCGCATCTAACCGCACAACTCGACGAAATTCGTGGTGCGGGACTATACAAAGGCGAGCGCGTCCTAGTTTCTCCGCAGCGGGCGCATATCGGCGTCGTCGGGCGCCCCGATGTGCTGAATATGTGCGCCAACAACTATTTGGGCCTCGCCGATCATCCCGATGTCGTCGCTGCGGCCAAAGCGGCCCTCGATCGCTGGGGATACGGATTGGCAAGCGTGCGATTCATCTGCGGCACCCAAGAATTGCATAAGCAGCTCGAATCGAAAATCAGCGAATTTCTCGGCACCGAGGACACCATCCTGTATTCGTCCTGTTGGGACGCCAACGGCGGGCTTTTCGAAACCATCTTGGCGGCGGACGATGCCGTGATCAGCGACGAGCTAAACCATGCCAGCATTATCGACGGCATCCGCCTCTGCAAAGCCCAGCGACTGCGATATAAGACCAACGACATGGCCGATTTGGAAGCCAAGCTCAGCGAAGCCAAGGCCGCTCGATTTCGAATGATCGCCACCGACGGCGTCTTTTCGATGGATGGCACGGTCGCCAACCTGCCATCCATTTGCGAGTTGGCCGAACATTACAACGCCTTGGTGATGGTAGATGACTCTCACGCCGTTGGATTTATGGGACGCACAGGTCGTGGTACGCACGAACATCACCACGTCATGGGCCGAGTCGATGTCATCACCGGTACGCTCGGCAAAGCGCTAGGAGGCGCCAGCGGCGGCTACACCAGTGGTCGCAAAGAAATCATCGAATTGCTTCGGCAGCGCTCGCGAACCTATCTGTTTTCAAATTCCCTCGCACCCGCAATCGCGGGTACGACTCTTAAAGTGCTCGATCTTATCGGACGCAGCACCGAGCTGCGCGATCGTTTGGAAGCCAATACCAGATTTTTCCGTACCGCAATGAGCGAAGCGGGCTTCAACATTGTTCCTGGCGAGCACCCGATCGTGCCGATCATGCTCGGCGATGCTAGGCTTGCGGCCGCGATGGCGGAGAAACTGCTGGAGCGAGGAGTTTACGTCGTCGGTTTTAGCTATCCCGTGGTGCCGCAGGGGAATGCTCGAATTCGTGTCCAATTGAGTGCAGCCCATTCGCAAACCGACCTCGAATTCGCAATCAAGCAGTTTGTTGCGGTGAAGCAAGAAGCAAGGTTGTAG
- a CDS encoding ABC-F family ATP-binding cassette domain-containing protein — MAVLLQINGASKSYGEQVLLDRAEATITDEAKVGFVGRNGAGKSTLLRILLGEEELDRGVIVRHPKLRLGYLRQHDPFLPGETVLEYLIRDSGQPDWKCGEVAGDFELKGAALTEPVAKLSGGWQTRVKLAALLLHDPNLLLLDEPTNFLDLRTQILLEHFLREHREACLVVSHDRAFLRATCDHTLDLSHGKLTMYPGKIDAFLEYQRGRREHDLRVNASTLAKQRHLEDFIARNKARASTASRAKSKAKQLQRLELIETASDEPTAMIRAPSVEPRKGPALRCRELTIGYPKRVVAEKIDLEIDHGWRAAVVGDNGQGKTTFLRTVVDSLPPLAGEVRWGYGSTLGIYAQHVYTSLPEAQTVLDYLQRQAASGTKDQTILDTAAALLFRGEQINKRIGVLSGGERARLCLAGLLLGPYNVLVLDEPGNHLDVDTVEALAEALLEYRGTVIFTSHDRHFLQRVATCIVEVRDSRVVNYRGNYDAYLYAVTKEIDDQQCKLADKSKSVATNKSSSTRIEPSKSNQRELRKQAANLEKSISRLEERKQVLQRQLMDATDPADALRLHDESSLLAAELTEAEERWLQLHVDLQSG, encoded by the coding sequence ATGGCAGTCCTGCTGCAGATTAACGGTGCTTCGAAGAGCTACGGCGAGCAGGTGCTGCTCGATCGGGCGGAGGCAACCATTACCGACGAAGCCAAAGTGGGATTCGTCGGCCGAAATGGAGCGGGGAAAAGTACGCTGCTGCGGATTTTGCTGGGGGAAGAGGAACTCGACCGCGGCGTAATCGTGCGACATCCCAAGCTGCGGCTTGGCTACCTGCGGCAGCACGATCCGTTCTTGCCTGGCGAAACCGTGCTGGAATATTTAATCCGCGACAGCGGACAACCCGATTGGAAATGCGGCGAAGTCGCCGGTGATTTTGAACTCAAGGGCGCTGCGCTGACCGAACCGGTTGCCAAGCTTTCCGGCGGATGGCAGACGCGCGTCAAGTTGGCGGCGCTGCTGTTACACGACCCGAACTTGCTGCTGCTCGATGAACCGACAAACTTTCTCGATTTGCGCACCCAGATTTTGCTCGAACATTTTTTGCGCGAGCACCGAGAGGCGTGCCTCGTCGTGTCGCACGACCGAGCGTTCCTGCGCGCCACTTGCGATCACACGCTCGATTTATCGCACGGCAAGCTGACGATGTACCCCGGTAAGATTGATGCATTTTTGGAATATCAACGCGGGCGTCGCGAGCACGACTTGCGGGTCAATGCCTCGACGCTAGCAAAGCAGCGACATCTTGAGGATTTTATCGCCCGAAACAAAGCGCGGGCTAGCACGGCGTCGCGGGCAAAATCGAAAGCCAAACAACTTCAACGATTAGAGTTGATTGAGACCGCAAGCGACGAGCCGACGGCAATGATCCGCGCTCCGTCGGTCGAGCCGCGCAAAGGGCCGGCGCTGCGTTGTCGGGAACTAACAATCGGCTATCCCAAACGTGTGGTCGCCGAGAAAATCGATTTGGAAATCGATCACGGCTGGCGCGCAGCGGTCGTCGGCGACAATGGCCAAGGCAAGACCACGTTTCTGCGCACCGTCGTCGATTCGTTGCCGCCGCTGGCAGGCGAAGTACGCTGGGGCTACGGCAGCACGCTCGGTATTTACGCCCAGCACGTTTACACGAGTCTGCCGGAAGCACAAACGGTGCTCGATTACCTTCAACGTCAGGCAGCTTCGGGAACCAAAGATCAAACGATTCTCGACACCGCCGCAGCGCTGCTCTTTCGCGGCGAGCAAATCAACAAGCGCATCGGCGTGTTGTCCGGCGGCGAGCGCGCTCGGTTGTGTTTGGCCGGATTGCTGCTCGGGCCGTACAACGTGCTGGTACTCGACGAGCCAGGCAACCATCTCGACGTCGATACTGTGGAGGCACTGGCCGAAGCGCTGCTCGAATACCGCGGCACGGTGATTTTCACCAGCCACGACCGGCACTTTCTCCAGCGCGTCGCTACCTGCATCGTGGAAGTCCGCGACAGCCGCGTGGTGAATTATCGCGGAAATTACGATGCGTATTTGTATGCCGTGACGAAGGAAATTGACGACCAGCAGTGTAAGCTCGCCGACAAATCAAAGAGTGTCGCGACAAACAAATCATCCTCCACGCGGATCGAGCCGTCAAAGTCGAACCAGCGCGAGCTTCGCAAGCAAGCCGCCAATCTTGAGAAGTCGATCAGCCGGCTGGAGGAGCGAAAGCAAGTACTCCAGCGTCAATTAATGGACGCTACCGATCCGGCGGATGCCTTGCGACTCCACGATGAAAGTTCGTTGCTCGCCGCCGAACTTACCGAGGCCGAAGAGCGCTGGCTGCAACTGCACGTGGATTTGCAGTCGGGCTAG
- a CDS encoding sulfotransferase — translation MMATTAEAKDRNNPYLLSIYDRFEAFRVPLGRHLVTQAASNFPRFWIRCGNWESRLLADAIQPVTVDRPIYVAGLARSGSTVLLETIASYPGVASHRYRDFPFVFTPIWWNRYLDRAPRKSSEFKPRVHADGLLVSSESPEALEEPLWMAFFRQAHDRGASQVLDSSVSRPDFEQFYRNHVRKVLAIRRGHRYACKGNYHVTRLEYLLKIFPDARFIIPIRRPRDHVASLMKQHRLFTEGETRYRRSLVQMQSCGHFEFGLDRRPIQCGNERAVAEVESLWCAGDEARGWARYWSQIYGFLAHRMAANAMLRQAAKIVWFEELCGRPQATLESIERHCDLPLDDALRTTLASRLHAPTYYRTHFTAAEKIAIEEETSEVVDQLSAQQVSKHPLQLAA, via the coding sequence ATGATGGCAACCACGGCCGAAGCAAAGGACCGTAATAATCCTTATTTGCTTTCCATTTACGACCGTTTCGAGGCATTTCGAGTGCCGCTGGGGCGACATCTCGTCACTCAAGCGGCCAGTAATTTTCCTCGATTTTGGATTCGCTGCGGCAACTGGGAATCGCGGCTATTGGCCGATGCGATTCAGCCCGTGACGGTTGACAGGCCGATCTACGTGGCTGGACTGGCGCGCTCTGGCAGCACCGTGCTCTTGGAAACGATCGCTTCCTACCCAGGCGTCGCGTCGCATCGGTATCGCGACTTTCCCTTCGTGTTCACGCCAATTTGGTGGAACCGGTACTTGGATCGCGCACCGCGGAAATCGTCCGAGTTCAAGCCGCGCGTGCATGCCGACGGGTTGCTAGTGTCGTCCGAAAGCCCCGAGGCGCTCGAAGAGCCGCTGTGGATGGCCTTTTTTCGACAGGCTCACGACCGCGGCGCTTCACAAGTGCTGGACTCAAGCGTCAGTCGGCCCGATTTCGAGCAGTTTTATCGCAATCACGTCCGCAAGGTGCTCGCGATTCGCCGCGGCCACCGCTATGCGTGCAAGGGAAATTATCATGTCACGCGACTGGAATATTTGCTGAAGATCTTTCCCGACGCTCGATTCATCATTCCCATTCGACGGCCGCGCGATCATGTTGCGTCGCTGATGAAGCAGCATCGCCTATTTACGGAAGGCGAAACGCGGTATCGGCGGTCGCTGGTGCAAATGCAATCGTGCGGTCATTTCGAATTTGGGCTTGATCGACGCCCGATCCAATGTGGCAACGAGCGGGCTGTCGCCGAGGTCGAATCACTGTGGTGCGCCGGTGATGAAGCGCGCGGCTGGGCGCGATACTGGTCGCAAATCTACGGGTTCCTGGCTCATCGAATGGCTGCCAATGCGATGCTCCGCCAAGCGGCGAAAATCGTCTGGTTCGAGGAACTGTGCGGTCGGCCGCAAGCCACGTTGGAAAGCATTGAACGGCACTGCGATTTGCCACTCGACGATGCCCTTCGCACTACGTTGGCCTCCCGCTTGCATGCGCCAACCTACTACCGGACCCATTTCACAGCCGCCGAGAAAATCGCGATCGAGGAAGAAACTTCCGAGGTCGTCGACCAACTCTCGGCTCAACAAGTTTCCAAGCATCCTCTTCAGCTTGCGGCATAA
- the tdh gene encoding L-threonine 3-dehydrogenase, whose amino-acid sequence MKALVKNHRQPGLWLDDVPMPEIGINDVLIEVLRTGICGTDVHIYKWDDWAQRTIPAPMVVGHEFVGRIVEVGSNVHDFEPGEIVSGEGHVVCGHCRNCLAGRRHLCKDTKGVGVNRPGAFAEYLSLPMTNVWVHDPSAFPNQPLARDIQSIFDPFGNAVHTALSFDLLGEDVLITGAGPIGMMAVAIARHAAARFVVVSDVNPYRLDLAKQMGATLALDVRTQSIADAQQRLGMKEGFDVGLEMSGNSAAFRDMLANMAHGGKIAMLGIPEREMAIDWNAVVFNMLTIKGIYGREMYETWYKMTVMLQSGLDISPVITHRFHYTDFQKGFDAMISGNSGKVILTWNEG is encoded by the coding sequence ATGAAAGCTTTGGTCAAGAACCATCGTCAGCCCGGTTTGTGGCTCGATGACGTGCCGATGCCGGAAATTGGCATCAACGACGTGCTTATTGAAGTGCTGCGCACCGGCATCTGCGGCACTGATGTTCATATTTACAAGTGGGACGACTGGGCGCAGCGGACGATCCCTGCGCCGATGGTCGTTGGGCACGAATTTGTTGGGCGAATCGTCGAAGTCGGCAGCAATGTTCACGACTTCGAGCCTGGAGAAATTGTCAGCGGCGAAGGGCACGTCGTCTGTGGGCACTGCCGCAATTGCCTGGCTGGGCGGCGTCATCTTTGCAAAGACACCAAAGGAGTCGGCGTCAATCGGCCGGGGGCGTTCGCCGAATACTTATCGCTGCCAATGACGAATGTGTGGGTCCACGATCCCTCCGCGTTCCCCAATCAGCCGCTCGCCAGAGACATCCAATCGATTTTCGATCCTTTCGGCAATGCCGTCCACACGGCATTATCGTTCGATTTGCTGGGAGAAGACGTGCTCATCACCGGCGCTGGACCGATTGGGATGATGGCGGTCGCGATTGCCAGGCATGCCGCCGCCAGATTTGTTGTTGTCTCCGATGTGAATCCCTATCGATTGGACCTTGCCAAGCAGATGGGCGCCACGCTGGCGCTCGACGTTCGCACCCAATCGATCGCCGATGCTCAACAGCGACTTGGCATGAAAGAAGGTTTCGACGTGGGGCTAGAAATGTCGGGTAACTCGGCCGCGTTTCGTGACATGCTTGCCAACATGGCACATGGCGGCAAAATCGCGATGCTCGGAATTCCCGAGCGCGAAATGGCGATCGACTGGAATGCCGTCGTGTTTAATATGCTCACCATCAAAGGCATTTACGGCCGTGAGATGTACGAAACCTGGTACAAGATGACTGTGATGTTGCAAAGCGGGCTTGACATTTCACCGGTGATCACGCACCGTTTTCACTACACCGATTTTCAGAAAGGCTTCGATGCGATGATCAGCGGCAACTCGGGCAAAGTGATCCTGACATGGAACGAAGGGTGA
- a CDS encoding class I tRNA ligase family protein produces MFQSVETNVNFPKLEEDILRFWRDEQIYEKSLARRRAQNAERFVFYEGPPTANGMQHPGHCLTRAIKDLFPRYQTMRGKLCERKAGWDTHGLPVEVEVCKELGIHSKEEIEKFGIEPFIQKCQASVWRYMQEWRRMTERIGFWVNLDEAYVTYHQSYVESVWWSLKQLFDRGLLYQGHKIVWWWAQGGTALSSGEVGQGYREVADPSVYILFPLLDENADEDAGESLLVWTTTPWTLPSNQFAAVHPDLEYSLVEGSVNDKPQRFWVATALLDTIRTKVKQELPEVDDRCEGSSLIGHMYRPPFDFYYKTLGREKGKRIDGLEDFRTWRIVGADFVTTDSGTGIVHQAPAFGEVDFDVLLREQSIFIHGDGPKLICAVGSDGKFTDDAPD; encoded by the coding sequence ATGTTCCAGTCTGTCGAAACCAATGTCAATTTCCCGAAGCTCGAAGAGGACATCCTCCGATTTTGGCGGGACGAACAGATTTACGAAAAATCGCTCGCGCGTCGGCGAGCACAAAATGCCGAGCGGTTTGTGTTTTATGAAGGCCCACCAACGGCCAATGGCATGCAGCATCCCGGTCACTGCCTGACGCGAGCGATCAAGGATTTGTTTCCACGCTACCAGACAATGCGCGGGAAGTTGTGCGAGCGAAAAGCCGGCTGGGACACGCACGGCCTGCCGGTCGAAGTCGAAGTCTGCAAAGAGCTGGGCATCCACTCGAAGGAGGAGATCGAGAAATTCGGCATCGAGCCGTTTATCCAAAAATGCCAAGCAAGCGTGTGGCGCTACATGCAAGAGTGGCGGCGGATGACCGAGCGGATCGGCTTCTGGGTCAATCTCGACGAGGCGTACGTCACCTACCACCAGAGCTACGTTGAGAGCGTGTGGTGGAGCCTCAAGCAACTCTTCGACCGTGGGCTGTTGTATCAGGGTCATAAGATTGTTTGGTGGTGGGCGCAGGGAGGAACGGCGCTTTCGAGCGGCGAGGTGGGACAGGGGTATCGTGAGGTGGCGGATCCGAGTGTGTATATACTTTTCCCGCTTCTCGATGAAAATGCCGATGAGGATGCTGGAGAGAGCTTGCTTGTTTGGACCACAACTCCTTGGACCTTGCCAAGTAATCAATTTGCGGCTGTTCACCCAGATCTCGAGTACAGTCTCGTCGAGGGCAGTGTAAATGACAAACCACAGCGTTTTTGGGTAGCCACCGCACTCCTCGATACGATTCGAACCAAAGTAAAGCAGGAGTTGCCCGAAGTTGACGATCGATGTGAGGGATCGTCGTTGATTGGGCATATGTATCGGCCGCCGTTCGACTTCTACTACAAGACTTTGGGCCGCGAAAAGGGAAAGCGGATAGATGGCCTTGAGGACTTCCGCACCTGGAGAATCGTTGGCGCGGATTTTGTGACGACGGATAGCGGTACGGGAATTGTCCATCAAGCTCCCGCGTTCGGCGAAGTTGACTTTGACGTTTTATTGAGAGAGCAATCGATCTTCATTCACGGAGATGGTCCGAAACTAATTTGCGCTGTTGGCTCCGATGGAAAGTTCACCGATGACGCCCCCGAT
- a CDS encoding sugar phosphate isomerase/epimerase, whose amino-acid sequence MQFGMNLLLWTDHLHDGLLPVLEMLKRQGWDGVEIPVLDLSLNYAEWGKRLRDLDLRCTAATARTAADNPISPDAKIRAAGVEATKRALDCCAALGSKLLIGPFHSALGEFSGKMPTADEWKWGIESMRQVSEYAGKVGVTLAIEFLNRFECYLLNHVADTVKFLKDVNHPNCRMMYDTFHANIEEKDPIAALHAAAPYTVMIHISENDRGTPGQGNIPWKETFQAIKDVKYDGWIVVEAFGLALPAVQAATKIWRRMYESEEQLSRDALAFLRTGLKK is encoded by the coding sequence ATGCAATTCGGAATGAACCTCTTACTTTGGACAGATCACTTGCACGATGGGCTCTTGCCCGTGCTCGAAATGCTTAAGCGACAAGGCTGGGATGGCGTCGAGATTCCCGTGCTGGACCTCAGCCTCAATTACGCAGAGTGGGGCAAGCGGCTCAGAGATCTTGACCTGCGTTGCACTGCTGCAACCGCGCGCACCGCGGCTGACAATCCGATCAGCCCTGATGCCAAGATTCGCGCCGCTGGTGTCGAAGCCACGAAGCGCGCGCTGGACTGCTGTGCCGCGCTCGGTTCGAAACTGCTGATCGGTCCATTCCATTCCGCGTTAGGAGAATTCTCCGGCAAAATGCCGACGGCCGACGAATGGAAATGGGGGATCGAAAGCATGAGACAGGTTTCCGAGTATGCCGGCAAAGTCGGAGTCACGCTGGCGATCGAGTTTCTCAATCGCTTCGAGTGTTATCTCCTCAATCACGTGGCCGACACGGTGAAATTTCTCAAGGACGTGAATCATCCTAACTGCCGCATGATGTACGACACGTTTCATGCGAATATCGAAGAGAAAGACCCAATTGCCGCTTTACATGCCGCCGCGCCGTACACGGTGATGATCCATATTTCTGAAAACGACCGCGGCACCCCCGGTCAAGGAAATATTCCTTGGAAGGAGACCTTCCAAGCGATCAAAGACGTCAAGTACGACGGTTGGATCGTCGTCGAAGCGTTCGGACTTGCGCTGCCGGCGGTGCAAGCGGCGACTAAAATCTGGCGGCGGATGTATGAAAGCGAGGAACAGCTTTCGCGCGATGCGCTCGCTTTTTTGCGGACGGGGCTGAAGAAATAG
- a CDS encoding trypsin-like peptidase domain-containing protein has protein sequence MGLAHLAAAILLVSSPGDTVLLDFGADWCGHCVRMDPLVKQLAAEGYPVRQLDVDEPKNKALADQLRVDGFPTFVMIVGGREVDRQVGACSRQRLVEMLDKAGADLTAKAVRGQSPEAKAPLQAVPFPSGGVADSLTGSNGHRGPYEHPDDRPTAKLAPVASPGGSYDHLVRATVRLQIEDDRGNSRGSGTIIDAREGEALILTCGHVFRDAAKNGKITVDFFGPGAPQAVPGRLVGYDLKSDIGLLSVQTNYPMMVAHLAPASLQLKHGDKVISVGCDGGADATARETQVTSINRYREPKSNIQVAFQPVQGRSGGGLFTPEGWVVGVCNAADPQDNEGLFAGLPVIQEELDKANLAFVYRDMPAGTHGVADGRLQASLGRRHAANNRRQAEAPPWNGPIGTSIEIDHSAARDVANTAQPNDVRLSADERAALEMLQVKSQDAEVVCIIRPRGIPDAKSEIIVLDRASPEFIRQLSSGRESRSQQRLTSLDSPAAQSCRPSEAASAGF, from the coding sequence ATGGGTTTGGCGCATCTAGCGGCGGCGATTCTGCTTGTTTCTAGCCCCGGTGATACGGTACTGCTCGATTTTGGCGCCGATTGGTGCGGCCATTGTGTGCGAATGGATCCGCTCGTCAAACAACTGGCTGCGGAAGGCTATCCGGTTCGCCAATTGGATGTCGATGAGCCGAAAAATAAAGCGTTGGCCGACCAGTTGAGAGTCGACGGCTTTCCGACTTTTGTCATGATTGTTGGCGGACGCGAAGTCGATCGCCAAGTGGGCGCATGCTCGCGCCAGCGCCTGGTGGAAATGCTGGACAAAGCCGGCGCGGATCTCACGGCGAAAGCAGTTCGAGGCCAATCTCCGGAGGCTAAGGCCCCATTGCAGGCAGTGCCATTTCCCAGCGGTGGCGTAGCAGATTCGCTGACTGGCTCGAATGGCCACCGAGGTCCGTACGAGCACCCCGACGATCGGCCTACGGCGAAACTCGCACCTGTGGCATCGCCCGGTGGATCGTACGATCATTTGGTTCGCGCCACCGTGCGGCTGCAAATCGAAGACGACCGGGGCAATTCGCGCGGTTCGGGCACAATCATCGATGCCCGCGAAGGGGAAGCTCTCATTCTCACTTGCGGCCATGTGTTTCGCGATGCGGCAAAGAACGGGAAAATCACGGTCGATTTCTTCGGCCCAGGTGCGCCGCAAGCTGTGCCCGGGCGGCTGGTTGGTTACGATTTGAAATCGGATATTGGCTTGTTGAGCGTTCAAACCAACTATCCAATGATGGTGGCCCATTTGGCACCCGCGAGCTTGCAACTAAAACATGGCGATAAAGTCATCAGCGTTGGCTGCGATGGCGGAGCCGACGCGACGGCGCGCGAAACTCAAGTGACATCGATCAACCGTTATCGCGAACCGAAGTCTAACATTCAGGTCGCATTCCAACCCGTGCAAGGCCGAAGCGGCGGGGGACTGTTCACGCCAGAAGGCTGGGTCGTTGGCGTATGCAATGCGGCCGATCCGCAAGACAACGAGGGTCTGTTTGCCGGCCTACCGGTTATCCAAGAGGAACTTGACAAAGCCAATCTGGCGTTTGTTTACCGCGATATGCCTGCAGGAACGCATGGCGTGGCTGACGGCCGGTTGCAAGCGTCATTAGGCAGGCGACACGCGGCCAATAACAGGCGGCAGGCCGAAGCTCCGCCGTGGAATGGGCCGATTGGGACGTCGATCGAGATCGACCACTCGGCAGCGCGCGACGTGGCTAATACGGCGCAGCCAAACGATGTCAGGCTGTCCGCCGACGAGCGAGCAGCATTGGAAATGCTGCAAGTCAAATCACAAGACGCCGAAGTCGTCTGCATCATTCGGCCGAGAGGAATCCCTGATGCGAAAAGCGAAATCATCGTGCTCGATCGAGCTTCGCCGGAATTCATCCGTCAGCTTTCCAGCGGTCGCGAATCGCGCAGCCAACAACGGTTGACGTCCCTGGATTCGCCAGCCGCGCAATCGTGCCGGCCGTCGGAAGCAGCATCGGCTGGATTCTGA
- a CDS encoding CPXCG motif-containing cysteine-rich protein, translating to MNTEACYLCDFCGEKIVIPIDLSAGPRQEYVEDCPVCCHSNVIHVEIEEGGDPRVWAERE from the coding sequence ATGAACACCGAAGCTTGCTACCTTTGCGATTTCTGCGGCGAGAAAATTGTCATCCCAATCGACCTTTCGGCCGGCCCGCGTCAAGAGTATGTTGAAGACTGTCCGGTTTGTTGCCATTCGAACGTGATCCACGTTGAAATCGAAGAAGGCGGCGACCCGCGAGTCTGGGCTGAGAGGGAATGA